From a region of the Chitinophaga caseinilytica genome:
- a CDS encoding M56 family metallopeptidase has protein sequence MHSLLPFTDLIQAFGWTILHSFWQGCCVFLSLRIVLWLWPQAGPSIKYHLSFLSLTGIAGWFGATFATQLGSIREASETMVAVNGGMSALPANVPMAFASAPAPAEGLKAALPGMEAYFPLLVGIYVVGVTVMTIRLCIDLAQLKTLRRQGLTQLGPVWEEHLAALARKMGIGKKVGLFISRHLQVPVMIGFLKPVILLPTAMVNNLSPEQLEAILLHELAHIKRNDYLLNIFQSIVETILFFNPFVWWISRNIRLEREHCCDDLVLASTVQPMHYAKALVALEEFRLTVNPMAMAAAHDRQHLFHRIKRIMEMKTKHLNYSQRFLALLIIVTGLVSIAWLTPDSKRSKKEKKAETTALAAPAPKPAITSAPSSSPAPAAVSDLCATDTIVPDFITEPELPVPPVPPAPPSAPIPPASTPAPLAFAGPVPPVPPMPPTPAMPPTPPTPMFYSSGGNGIVFDRRGGQVTFYSPGDTVVPGGRIKIIDKNGNQKTYNSIDDMSAEERKQFEESYIQLQNRNFNYKYNEDFKFDKHFKFDSSFRFNDADIKLMQVNALKTLQNLDLSKLQVNLDALSDMKWENLDENVRKNLKKEDWEKIIKDTQKNLKKIDWKKQQQEINKAIEQLKKEELKYHKEVQKYRNDQTRFKAEQLKYQRDVARYQGEARAESDRALAEHHKIVRDQRFAAEAAVRDQQRAVREHERAVKTHERAVARAEEARELTEKNRATTRVYNDLLKAMESDKLIDRESGYNIEKKGEDLFINGKKQSDDIKNKYKQYLKNDNVTIKGDKTNLQIHARDNEN, from the coding sequence ATGCACTCGTTACTTCCTTTTACCGACCTTATCCAGGCCTTCGGCTGGACGATCCTGCACTCGTTCTGGCAGGGTTGCTGTGTCTTTCTCAGCCTGCGCATCGTGCTGTGGCTCTGGCCACAGGCCGGCCCGTCTATCAAATACCATCTCTCCTTTTTGTCATTGACAGGTATCGCAGGATGGTTCGGCGCCACGTTTGCCACGCAGTTGGGATCGATCCGGGAAGCTTCCGAAACGATGGTAGCGGTGAACGGCGGGATGAGTGCCCTGCCGGCCAACGTACCCATGGCTTTCGCCAGCGCACCGGCGCCCGCTGAAGGCCTGAAAGCCGCGCTCCCGGGAATGGAAGCGTACTTTCCCCTCCTGGTCGGCATTTACGTGGTGGGAGTAACGGTGATGACCATACGCCTCTGCATCGACCTGGCACAGCTGAAAACGCTGCGCCGCCAGGGGTTGACGCAACTCGGCCCCGTTTGGGAAGAACATCTCGCTGCCCTCGCCCGCAAGATGGGCATCGGGAAAAAGGTTGGGCTCTTCATTTCCAGGCATCTGCAGGTGCCGGTGATGATCGGGTTCCTGAAACCGGTGATCCTCCTCCCCACGGCCATGGTCAACAATCTGAGCCCCGAGCAGCTGGAAGCCATCCTCCTGCATGAGCTCGCCCACATCAAACGCAACGATTATCTCCTGAATATCTTCCAATCCATTGTAGAAACGATCCTTTTCTTCAACCCGTTCGTATGGTGGATTTCCCGCAACATCCGCCTGGAACGCGAACATTGCTGCGACGACCTCGTGCTCGCCAGCACCGTTCAGCCCATGCACTACGCCAAAGCCCTGGTGGCACTGGAAGAATTCCGCCTTACCGTGAACCCGATGGCAATGGCTGCCGCGCATGACCGGCAACATTTATTTCATCGCATCAAACGCATCATGGAAATGAAAACAAAACATCTCAACTATAGCCAGCGATTCCTGGCGCTCCTGATCATCGTCACCGGCCTGGTCTCCATCGCCTGGCTGACGCCCGACAGCAAGCGCAGCAAAAAGGAAAAGAAGGCGGAAACCACCGCCCTCGCCGCTCCTGCTCCCAAACCTGCGATCACTTCAGCGCCTTCATCTTCGCCCGCTCCGGCCGCCGTTAGCGACCTTTGCGCCACAGACACGATCGTGCCCGATTTCATCACGGAACCGGAACTGCCCGTTCCTCCCGTTCCGCCCGCCCCTCCTTCCGCCCCCATTCCGCCCGCATCCACACCCGCACCCCTGGCATTCGCCGGCCCGGTACCTCCCGTTCCGCCCATGCCACCCACTCCCGCCATGCCGCCCACTCCTCCCACACCGATGTTCTACTCATCCGGTGGCAACGGGATCGTGTTCGACAGGCGCGGTGGACAGGTGACCTTTTATTCCCCCGGCGACACCGTTGTCCCCGGTGGGCGTATCAAGATCATCGACAAAAACGGCAACCAGAAAACCTATAACTCGATAGACGATATGTCTGCCGAAGAACGGAAACAGTTCGAGGAAAGCTACATCCAGCTGCAGAACCGGAACTTCAACTACAAATACAATGAGGATTTCAAATTCGACAAGCATTTCAAGTTCGATTCCAGCTTCCGCTTCAACGACGCCGATATAAAGCTCATGCAGGTCAACGCCCTCAAGACGCTCCAAAACCTCGATTTGTCCAAACTCCAGGTCAACCTCGACGCGTTGTCGGATATGAAATGGGAAAACCTCGACGAGAATGTGCGCAAAAACCTGAAAAAGGAAGACTGGGAAAAGATTATCAAAGACACGCAAAAGAATTTGAAGAAGATCGACTGGAAAAAGCAGCAGCAGGAAATCAACAAGGCTATCGAGCAGCTGAAAAAAGAAGAACTGAAATACCACAAGGAAGTACAGAAATACCGGAACGACCAAACCCGTTTCAAAGCCGAACAGTTGAAATATCAACGCGATGTGGCCCGCTACCAGGGCGAAGCCCGGGCAGAATCCGACCGTGCGCTCGCGGAGCATCATAAAATCGTCAGGGACCAGCGTTTTGCCGCCGAAGCAGCCGTGCGCGACCAGCAACGCGCCGTCCGCGAGCACGAGCGCGCCGTCAAAACCCACGAGCGCGCCGTTGCCAGAGCCGAAGAAGCCCGTGAACTGACCGAGAAAAACAGGGCTACCACCCGCGTGTACAACGATCTGCTGAAAGCCATGGAGTCCGATAAGCTCATCGACCGGGAATCCGGATACAACATCGAAAAGAAGGGGGAAGATCTCTTCATCAATGGTAAAAAACAGTCAGACGACATAAAAAACAAATACAAGCAATATCTCAAAAACGATAACGTTACTATTAAAGGGGATAAAACGAACCTCCAGATCCATGCGCGGGATAACGAAAATTAA
- a CDS encoding YajQ family cyclic di-GMP-binding protein, with amino-acid sequence MPSFDIVSKVDLQTLDNAINTVKKEINNRYDFKGSPVEIDLDKKEMTLKLEVETDMKLSQVVDVLISRSMRQGLAAEIYDLSKEHYVSGKVVKKEVPVRNGIKQDDAKKIVKLIKDSGLKVQAAIMDDIVRVTGKKIDDLQDVIQKMRESNLGIPLQYVNMKS; translated from the coding sequence ATGCCGTCTTTCGATATCGTGAGCAAAGTTGACCTCCAGACGCTGGACAACGCCATCAATACCGTTAAAAAGGAAATCAACAACCGGTACGATTTTAAGGGCTCGCCGGTGGAAATCGACCTGGACAAGAAGGAAATGACCTTGAAGCTGGAAGTGGAAACCGATATGAAACTCTCCCAGGTGGTAGACGTGCTGATCAGCCGGAGCATGCGCCAGGGCCTCGCCGCCGAGATTTACGACCTCAGCAAGGAACATTACGTGAGCGGAAAGGTGGTGAAGAAGGAAGTGCCCGTCCGCAACGGCATCAAACAGGACGATGCCAAGAAAATCGTGAAACTGATCAAGGATTCCGGGCTGAAGGTACAGGCCGCCATCATGGACGACATCGTTCGCGTAACCGGCAAGAAAATCGATGATTTACAGGACGTTATCCAGAAAATGCGCGAATCCAATCTGGGTATCCCCCTCCAGTACGTGAATATGAAAAGCTAA
- a CDS encoding type B 50S ribosomal protein L31 codes for MKQGIHPENYRFVVFKDMSNGDSFLSKSTTPTRETITWEDGNEYPLIKLEISNTSHPFYTGKNVLVDTAGRIDKFNKRYKKDAK; via the coding sequence ATGAAACAGGGAATTCATCCGGAAAATTATAGATTCGTAGTGTTTAAAGACATGTCCAACGGGGACAGCTTTCTGAGCAAATCCACTACTCCCACCCGCGAAACCATCACCTGGGAAGACGGGAACGAGTATCCGCTGATCAAGCTGGAGATCTCCAACACTTCTCACCCGTTCTATACCGGTAAGAACGTGCTGGTGGATACTGCAGGCCGTATCGACAAATTCAACAAACGTTACAAGAAAGACGCCAAATAA
- a CDS encoding putative sugar nucleotidyl transferase: MDRHYILFDTPERDELYPFTHTRPVADIRTGILTIREKWEKWLETGPLSSFTAEYLQAKFPLQKAPPGTVTVLLNGHLLPSADLVGTISAMEPGQELYKNGRLLAKLISGDDFFAPATLVRLEFEGDIRRVDRPWDIVQHNDAALRDDFALLTKGRKSAPVSPTNQVVNPEQIFLEPGARVECSVLNAATGPIYIGKNAEVMEGNLVRGPFAMGEGAVLKMGSRIYGATTLGPRCVAGGEIKNTVFFAHSNKGHDGYLGDAVIGEWCNLGANTSCSNMKNNAREVRIWMEAKQEYWSAGTKCGVLMGDFSRCGINTMFNTGTVVGVSCNVFGGNFPPKYLPSFSWGGAGLTDRYRLEEALRDADAWMRLKGAGLQEADREILTRIFRG, translated from the coding sequence ATGGACCGTCATTACATCCTGTTTGATACGCCCGAGCGTGACGAACTCTACCCCTTCACCCACACCCGGCCCGTCGCGGACATCCGCACGGGCATCCTCACCATTCGGGAAAAGTGGGAAAAATGGCTCGAAACCGGGCCGCTCAGCAGTTTTACCGCTGAATACCTCCAGGCGAAGTTCCCCCTGCAGAAAGCCCCGCCAGGCACGGTTACCGTCCTGTTGAACGGGCACCTCCTCCCATCCGCCGACCTTGTCGGCACCATTTCGGCCATGGAGCCGGGGCAGGAACTGTACAAGAACGGCAGATTGCTGGCCAAGCTCATCAGCGGCGACGATTTCTTTGCGCCCGCTACGCTGGTGCGGCTCGAATTCGAGGGAGACATCCGGCGGGTAGACCGGCCCTGGGACATTGTGCAGCATAACGACGCCGCCCTGCGCGACGATTTCGCGCTGCTGACGAAGGGCCGGAAATCGGCCCCGGTTTCCCCGACCAACCAGGTGGTGAACCCGGAGCAGATTTTTCTGGAACCCGGCGCCAGGGTGGAATGCAGCGTGCTGAACGCTGCTACCGGGCCCATTTATATCGGCAAAAACGCCGAGGTCATGGAAGGGAACCTCGTGCGGGGGCCTTTCGCCATGGGCGAAGGCGCCGTACTGAAGATGGGGAGCCGTATTTACGGGGCTACTACGCTGGGGCCGCGGTGCGTGGCCGGCGGGGAGATCAAGAATACCGTGTTTTTCGCCCATTCGAACAAGGGGCACGACGGCTACCTGGGCGATGCGGTGATCGGCGAATGGTGCAACCTGGGCGCTAATACGAGCTGTTCCAACATGAAGAACAATGCCCGTGAAGTGCGGATATGGATGGAAGCGAAGCAGGAATATTGGTCTGCGGGCACGAAATGCGGTGTGCTGATGGGCGATTTCAGCAGATGCGGAATTAATACCATGTTCAATACCGGGACCGTCGTGGGTGTGAGCTGCAACGTGTTCGGCGGGAATTTTCCGCCGAAATACCTCCCCTCCTTCAGCTGGGGCGGTGCGGGGTTGACGGACAGGTACCGGCTGGAAGAGGCGCTCCGCGACGCGGATGCCTGGATGCGGTTGAAGGGTGCCGGGCTGCAGGAGGCCGACCGGGAAATTCTGACCCGAATATTTCGGGGATAA
- the tpiA gene encoding triose-phosphate isomerase, which yields MRKKIVAGNWKMNLTLAEGEQLVNDILAAGINLPEDQAVVIAPPFPYVQKVKQLTRNYPGIFVAAQNCASEKSGAYTGEVSAAMLASVGIDYVILGHSERREYFNETNAQLAKKIDQVLANRLKPIFCCGEPLEVRQAETQNAYVAKQLEESLYHLDAEALKNIVIAYEPIWAIGTGLTASAQQAQDMHAFIRAQIAAKYGREAALGLSILYGGSAKPSNAAELFASPDVDGGLIGGASLVAADFTAIIKSL from the coding sequence ATGAGAAAGAAGATCGTAGCAGGCAACTGGAAGATGAACCTGACCCTCGCGGAAGGCGAGCAACTGGTGAACGACATCCTGGCCGCCGGCATCAACTTACCCGAAGACCAGGCAGTGGTGATTGCCCCGCCTTTTCCGTATGTACAGAAGGTGAAACAGCTCACCCGTAACTATCCCGGCATTTTCGTGGCCGCGCAGAACTGCGCCAGCGAGAAATCGGGCGCATATACCGGCGAGGTGTCTGCAGCCATGCTGGCTTCCGTAGGTATCGACTACGTGATCCTCGGCCATTCCGAGCGCCGGGAATATTTCAATGAAACGAACGCGCAGCTGGCGAAAAAGATCGACCAGGTACTGGCGAACAGGCTGAAGCCCATCTTCTGCTGCGGCGAGCCGCTGGAAGTGCGCCAGGCCGAAACGCAGAACGCATATGTGGCGAAGCAGCTGGAGGAAAGCCTGTATCACCTGGATGCGGAAGCGTTGAAGAACATCGTGATCGCGTATGAGCCGATCTGGGCCATTGGCACGGGTTTAACGGCCAGCGCGCAGCAGGCGCAAGACATGCACGCGTTCATCCGCGCGCAGATCGCCGCGAAATACGGACGGGAAGCGGCTTTGGGGCTGTCGATCCTGTACGGCGGCAGTGCGAAGCCTTCCAATGCGGCGGAGCTGTTTGCTTCTCCCGACGTGGATGGCGGCCTGATCGGCGGTGCGTCGCTGGTGGCGGCAGACTTTACTGCGATCATCAAGAGCCTGTAA
- a CDS encoding 2'-5' RNA ligase family protein, whose product MEQEQEVLHDYMLVVHPDAQTVQDVSMYKHLIAEELGSAPGSFTQAHIALFRSEFPERYEQVFVTMLEGLVANQSAFTVYTSRIDHARQSNGRHMFYVNVANPKPLEDLHKKVLTAFELEPASYRPHIALARSLPPHQFTQLSPYLSGKVFVRSFHCHSFSLMKRAAGSDRYELVREFTFGKEVPSSNPLFHRAA is encoded by the coding sequence ATGGAACAGGAACAGGAAGTATTACATGATTACATGCTGGTGGTGCATCCGGACGCTCAAACGGTCCAGGATGTGAGCATGTACAAGCATTTGATCGCGGAGGAATTGGGATCGGCTCCCGGTTCATTTACGCAGGCGCACATTGCGCTTTTCAGGTCGGAATTTCCGGAGCGTTACGAGCAGGTGTTCGTGACGATGCTGGAGGGGCTGGTGGCGAATCAATCAGCCTTTACGGTGTATACCTCCCGGATCGACCATGCCCGTCAATCGAACGGCCGGCATATGTTTTATGTGAACGTGGCGAATCCGAAGCCGCTGGAGGATTTGCACAAAAAAGTGCTGACCGCCTTCGAGCTGGAGCCGGCGTCTTACCGTCCGCATATTGCGCTGGCGCGGTCGTTGCCGCCGCATCAGTTCACGCAGTTGTCGCCCTATCTGTCGGGTAAGGTGTTTGTCCGCAGTTTTCATTGCCACAGTTTCAGTTTGATGAAACGTGCGGCGGGTAGCGACCGGTACGAACTGGTACGCGAGTTCACGTTCGGCAAAGAGGTCCCTTCGAGCAATCCGCTGTTTCACCGTGCTGCCTGA
- a CDS encoding acylphosphatase, which yields MLHKEIVVKGMVQGVYFRATTRSVAVGMGLTGAVKNLPDGHVWIVAEGPKDAMDEFISWCRIGPSGAKVTGLDIIDGPLQHFKDFSILH from the coding sequence ATGTTGCACAAAGAAATCGTAGTCAAAGGAATGGTACAGGGCGTTTATTTCAGGGCCACCACCCGATCCGTTGCCGTAGGCATGGGCCTCACCGGCGCAGTCAAAAACCTGCCCGACGGCCATGTATGGATCGTTGCGGAAGGGCCCAAAGACGCGATGGACGAATTTATCAGCTGGTGCCGCATCGGCCCCTCAGGCGCCAAAGTCACCGGGCTCGACATCATCGACGGCCCCTTGCAGCACTTTAAAGACTTCAGTATCCTGCATTGA
- a CDS encoding helix-turn-helix transcriptional regulator, producing the protein MSTQAPDILRLFGTNLRRIRKERGFSQRELSARCNVDNADISRMENGEINVTLRTLSQLADALEVAILELLADRKT; encoded by the coding sequence ATGTCAACCCAGGCCCCGGATATATTGCGCCTTTTCGGCACCAACCTCCGCCGGATCAGAAAGGAAAGAGGCTTTAGCCAACGCGAGCTCTCTGCACGTTGCAACGTCGACAATGCAGATATTTCCCGTATGGAAAACGGCGAGATCAACGTCACCCTTCGCACACTGTCGCAATTGGCAGACGCGCTCGAAGTAGCGATCCTCGAACTGCTGGCCGACCGCAAAACATAA
- a CDS encoding C1 family peptidase, with product MRLQILTGVALVAGLAAAAQETPRSIANPPAQELTVIKNNAATAVKSQGMTGTCWCFSTVSLIESQCMKAGADARPDLSEMFVVRNVYLMKARNYVKRQGAAQFGEGGLGHDVLIAAGTYGLMPESVYSGKLPGQNELNHSKMADTLKQFLDTLLARRPIDPKWEQSFTALMDHYMGQAPPAKFEYNGKTYTPQEYATKVVKFSPSDYVSLTSFTHHPYYTSFVLELPDNHANGSFYNVALNELIGATWNAVQKGYTVMWDADVSNRGFAHNGGYALSPKYDSLMDRKQPNPAIPEVDVTPEYRQELFEKLVTQDDHLMHITGIGKGKGDKRFFIVKNSWGTGSKFDGYLYVSEPYFAVNTINVIVPKAALDKELMKKLHIL from the coding sequence ATGAGACTACAAATTTTGACGGGTGTTGCGCTGGTAGCAGGATTGGCCGCCGCCGCACAGGAAACGCCCCGGAGTATCGCCAATCCGCCCGCACAGGAGCTGACCGTGATTAAGAACAACGCCGCCACGGCCGTGAAGAGCCAGGGCATGACGGGTACCTGCTGGTGTTTCAGCACGGTATCGCTCATCGAAAGCCAGTGCATGAAAGCTGGTGCCGACGCCAGGCCCGATCTGTCTGAAATGTTCGTGGTACGGAATGTATACCTGATGAAGGCCCGTAACTATGTGAAGCGCCAGGGCGCCGCGCAGTTCGGGGAAGGGGGCCTGGGCCACGATGTGCTCATCGCCGCCGGGACCTACGGCCTGATGCCGGAATCCGTGTACAGCGGGAAACTGCCCGGTCAGAACGAGCTGAACCACAGCAAGATGGCCGATACCCTGAAACAGTTCCTGGACACGCTGCTGGCCCGCCGGCCGATAGATCCGAAGTGGGAGCAGAGCTTCACCGCGCTGATGGACCATTACATGGGCCAGGCGCCGCCCGCGAAATTCGAGTATAACGGTAAAACATACACGCCGCAGGAATACGCGACGAAAGTGGTGAAGTTCAGTCCGTCTGATTATGTGAGCCTCACCTCGTTCACGCATCATCCTTACTATACTTCCTTCGTGCTGGAGCTACCTGATAACCATGCCAACGGCAGCTTCTACAATGTGGCCCTCAACGAATTGATCGGCGCTACCTGGAATGCCGTGCAGAAAGGATATACGGTGATGTGGGATGCGGATGTGAGCAATCGTGGGTTCGCGCATAACGGCGGTTACGCCCTAAGCCCGAAGTACGATAGCCTGATGGACCGCAAGCAGCCCAACCCGGCCATTCCGGAAGTAGACGTTACGCCGGAATACCGCCAGGAGCTGTTCGAGAAGCTGGTTACGCAAGACGATCACCTGATGCACATCACGGGGATCGGGAAAGGGAAAGGCGATAAACGCTTTTTCATCGTGAAGAATTCCTGGGGAACGGGGTCCAAATTCGATGGTTACCTGTATGTTTCCGAGCCTTACTTTGCGGTGAACACGATCAATGTGATTGTTCCGAAAGCTGCGCTGGATAAGGAACTGATGAAGAAATTACATATACTCTGA